One stretch of Rhodoflexus caldus DNA includes these proteins:
- a CDS encoding NeuD/PglB/VioB family sugar acetyltransferase, whose translation MENPVIIFGASGIGRVALDIFQSNDIIVYCLLDDDTKLHGQEINAVSVAGATDNEEYIRMIGDKCEAFIATDDNRLRKSLVKTLVDKRKKMPVNAIHQQAFIETSATIGHGNLIAMRASVGSFVQIGSHCIINAGAVIDYQTTIGDFVQIGAGSIINGNVTIKDGAFIGSGVTIVSGVTIGKNARIGAGSVVIGNVADGETVFGVPAQKV comes from the coding sequence ATGGAAAATCCTGTTATTATTTTTGGAGCAAGCGGCATAGGCCGAGTGGCATTAGATATTTTTCAAAGCAACGATATCATTGTTTACTGCCTGTTGGATGATGACACCAAACTGCACGGGCAAGAAATCAACGCGGTCAGCGTTGCCGGTGCAACAGACAACGAAGAGTACATCCGCATGATTGGGGACAAGTGCGAGGCATTTATTGCCACCGACGACAACAGGCTGCGCAAGTCGCTGGTGAAAACATTAGTGGACAAACGCAAAAAAATGCCTGTCAATGCGATTCATCAACAGGCATTTATAGAAACCTCTGCAACTATCGGGCACGGCAATTTGATTGCCATGCGTGCATCCGTGGGAAGTTTCGTACAAATAGGCAGCCACTGCATCATCAACGCGGGCGCAGTGATAGACTATCAAACCACTATCGGCGATTTTGTACAAATAGGAGCAGGAAGCATCATCAACGGCAACGTAACAATCAAAGATGGTGCATTTATCGGCTCCGGCGTTACGATTGTTTCAGGAGTTACCATCGGTAAAAATGCACGCATCGGGGCGGGTTCGGTAGTTATTGGCAACGTTGCCGATGGGGAAACCGTATTTGGCGTACCTGCTCAAAAAGTATAA
- the rimO gene encoding 30S ribosomal protein S12 methylthiotransferase RimO, producing MKTKAFSKKKDKINIVTLGCSKNLVDSEVLLTQLRGNQLDATHESSNDDANVIIINTCGFIDRAKQESIDTILRYAEAKNDGLIDKLYVTGCLSQRYKDQLEEEIPEVDAYFGTMELPMLLKRFNADYKHELLGERLTTTARHYAYLKISEGCDRPCSFCAIPLMRGKHVSKPMEQIVQEAANLAKNGTKEIILIAQDLTYYGLDLYKKRELADLLRRLSDLNGIDWIRLQYAYPSGFPLEILDVMAERENICKYLDMPLQHGSSEMLKIMRRGITREKTEDLIHTIRDKVPGIALRTTLIAGHPGETEAHFEEMADFVERMRFDRLGIFTYSHEDQTHSFTMPDDIPQEVKEERAAQIMEIQQQISHELNMEKIGQTFKVLFDRKEGGYFIGRTQYDSPEVDNEVLVDAQANYVRLGDFAPVTITSAAEFDLFGTVAV from the coding sequence TTGAAAACAAAGGCTTTTTCAAAGAAGAAAGATAAGATTAACATTGTAACGCTGGGTTGCTCTAAAAATTTGGTAGATTCTGAAGTTTTATTAACCCAACTTCGGGGAAATCAATTAGATGCAACACATGAATCGAGCAACGATGACGCTAATGTTATCATTATTAACACTTGCGGCTTTATCGACCGCGCCAAACAGGAGTCTATCGATACCATCCTGCGCTATGCAGAAGCAAAAAATGACGGACTCATTGACAAATTGTATGTAACAGGCTGTCTTTCACAGCGCTATAAAGACCAACTCGAAGAAGAAATTCCGGAAGTAGATGCATATTTCGGCACGATGGAATTGCCCATGCTGCTGAAGCGCTTCAATGCAGACTATAAACACGAGTTGCTTGGCGAAAGGCTGACCACCACTGCCCGCCACTATGCCTACCTGAAAATATCGGAAGGTTGCGACCGCCCCTGCTCATTTTGTGCCATTCCGCTGATGCGAGGCAAACATGTTTCCAAACCTATGGAACAAATTGTGCAGGAAGCCGCCAATCTGGCCAAAAACGGAACGAAAGAAATTATCCTCATCGCTCAGGATTTGACTTATTACGGCCTTGACTTGTATAAAAAACGAGAACTCGCCGACCTGCTGCGCCGTCTGTCAGACTTGAACGGCATCGACTGGATTCGTTTGCAATATGCCTACCCCTCGGGTTTTCCATTGGAGATTCTGGATGTGATGGCAGAGCGGGAAAATATTTGCAAATATTTGGATATGCCGCTGCAACACGGGTCTTCCGAAATGCTGAAAATCATGCGTCGTGGCATTACCCGTGAAAAAACCGAAGACCTGATTCACACCATCCGCGATAAAGTGCCGGGAATTGCCCTGCGTACCACACTAATTGCCGGGCATCCGGGCGAAACAGAAGCGCACTTTGAAGAAATGGCGGACTTTGTGGAAAGAATGCGCTTTGACCGACTGGGTATATTTACCTATTCGCACGAAGACCAGACGCACTCTTTCACCATGCCCGACGATATCCCGCAGGAAGTGAAGGAAGAACGCGCCGCACAAATCATGGAAATCCAACAACAAATCAGCCATGAGTTGAACATGGAAAAGATCGGCCAAACTTTCAAAGTGCTGTTTGACCGCAAAGAAGGAGGCTATTTTATCGGGCGCACCCAGTACGACTCGCCGGAAGTGGACAACGAAGTGCTGGTAGATGCCCAAGCAAACTATGTCCGCCTTGGCGATTTTGCACCTGTAACCATTACCTCTGCTGCCGAGTTTGACTTGTTCGGCACAGTTGCTGTCTGA
- the thiL gene encoding thiamine-phosphate kinase: MEQSNKRTELAAIGEFGLIDRIKSGVTLQNKSSILGIGDDAAIIDIGNGFCQVISTDLLAEGIHFDLSFTPLQHLGYKAVSVNVSDIAAMNARPEQIVVSIALSNRFSVEAVDALYEGIMTACKDYKVDLVGGDTTSSRSGLVISITAVGRAPKEKIACRHTAKKGDIICVSGDLGGAYVGLQLLLREKAEFSANPNMQPQLEPFAYVVGRQLRPVAKTSLIYELADLGVVPTAMIDISDGLASELLHIAKGSRLGAVIYEDKIPIDRQTYDVAVNEFKLIPSVCALNGGEDYELLFTIAQEDYEKIKLHDDISFIGYMTDASEGCQMITRAGQKVPVTAQGWKHF; encoded by the coding sequence ATGGAACAGTCCAATAAAAGAACCGAACTTGCTGCCATCGGTGAGTTCGGATTGATTGACCGCATTAAGTCGGGAGTAACCCTGCAAAACAAGAGCAGCATTCTGGGCATCGGAGACGATGCTGCTATTATTGACATCGGCAATGGTTTCTGTCAGGTAATTTCTACCGATTTGCTTGCCGAAGGTATCCATTTTGACCTCTCATTTACACCTTTGCAGCATTTAGGCTACAAGGCGGTTTCGGTGAATGTGTCGGATATTGCGGCTATGAACGCACGCCCCGAACAGATTGTGGTCAGCATAGCATTGAGCAACCGATTTTCGGTAGAAGCCGTTGATGCACTTTATGAAGGCATCATGACAGCCTGCAAAGACTATAAAGTGGACTTGGTAGGTGGTGATACCACAAGCTCACGCAGCGGATTGGTGATTTCCATTACTGCCGTCGGTCGTGCGCCGAAAGAAAAAATCGCTTGTCGCCATACCGCCAAAAAAGGCGATATTATTTGCGTATCGGGCGATTTGGGCGGAGCTTACGTAGGTTTGCAATTACTGCTGCGCGAAAAAGCGGAGTTTTCCGCTAACCCGAACATGCAGCCGCAATTAGAGCCGTTTGCCTACGTAGTCGGCAGGCAGTTGCGCCCCGTTGCCAAAACTTCACTGATTTATGAGTTGGCAGATTTGGGCGTTGTCCCTACGGCAATGATTGACATTTCCGACGGGCTGGCATCTGAACTGCTGCACATTGCCAAAGGCAGTCGTTTGGGTGCAGTTATCTACGAAGACAAAATACCCATTGACCGCCAAACTTACGATGTGGCCGTCAATGAGTTTAAACTCATCCCTTCGGTTTGCGCACTGAACGGCGGCGAAGACTATGAACTGCTCTTCACCATTGCGCAGGAAGACTATGAGAAAATCAAGCTGCACGATGATATTTCATTCATCGGCTACATGACCGATGCATCTGAAGGCTGCCAGATGATAACACGGGCAGGACAAAAAGTACCTGTTACAGCACAAGGCTGGAAGCATTTTTAG